TATTTAGTGATATTTTAACGATCCCCCATTTTTTGGGACAAACCGTTCATTTTGAACCTGGCAATGGCCCGCGCTTAAAAAAGGTTGGCTCCGAAAGGGTTGATTGGGATTCTTTCTTGGATAAAGCCGAGGATATCGAAATTCAAGAATTAATGACCCCCGTTTTAGAAGCCATTCAAAATGTCAGGGGATCATTGTGTTCATCGAAGTCGCTGATTGGGTTTGCGGGATCCCCTTGGACGATTGCAACATATATGCTTCGGGGTGGAAAGACGCAGGATTTTTCGGGGACTGTCCAATTTGCAAAGCAGCTTGATGGCGCCTTTGATCGTCTTATTCGCCTGCTGGAAAACAACATAGTGACCTTGTTGATTCAGCAAATTCAGGCAGGATGCGATGTTGTACAGATTTTTGATTCTTGGGCGCATGTCGTCCCTTTGCTTGACCGGCCAGCATGGTTATGGCGGCCATTACAAAGAATCATTCACGCGATCAGGCAATCATATCCGGATGTGCCCATTATTTATTACGGCAAGGGCGTGGCGGACCATTATCCGGCGCTTGCCCAAATGATCCCTAATCTTGCGTTTGGAATTGATCATTCCGTTGATTGTGCATGGGCCAGGGATAACGTGCAATCTGTGGCGCCGGTTCAGGGGAATTTGTCCCCCGAAAAGCTGATGGCTGGTGGATTTGAAACTGACGTTGACTCTATTTTGGAAAAATTATCTGATGGGCCATTTATTTTTAATTTGGGCCATGGGATTCTACCGAAAACGCCCATTGCGCATGTCGAGGCTTTGATTAAGCAGGTTAGAAATCCCCGATGTTAGCGCCGCCCGTTGCATTGATCCCTACTATAGGGACTGTTTTACCTGCTGTCTTTTTGGGGGGTAGCTCTCTCGTCCTGCTGTTCGTGGGTTTATTTCTGTCCCCAAAAAATTCTGCGCGGTTTTCTTTTGGCTGGGCGCAACTTTCATGCATTATAGCGATTTTTTGTCTTTTATTATTGCCTACCGGTAAGCATATAAGTTTTAGCGGAATGTTTATCAATAACCCTTTCACCATTATAATAAAATTATTTTTATTTAGCATTACATTCTTCATTTTATCTCTCAATCCGATCTCTCAGTCAAATAACACTGTTAATAACGTTGAATACCCGGTTTTAATGCTGCTTTCCCTTGTCGGGATGTGC
The Alphaproteobacteria bacterium DNA segment above includes these coding regions:
- the hemE gene encoding uroporphyrinogen decarboxylase; this translates as MKKLAAALKGIQQNIPPIWLMRQAGRYLPEYQLERTNFPNFMDFCLNPEAAAKVTLQPIQRFDFDAAIIFSDILTIPHFLGQTVHFEPGNGPRLKKVGSERVDWDSFLDKAEDIEIQELMTPVLEAIQNVRGSLCSSKSLIGFAGSPWTIATYMLRGGKTQDFSGTVQFAKQLDGAFDRLIRLLENNIVTLLIQQIQAGCDVVQIFDSWAHVVPLLDRPAWLWRPLQRIIHAIRQSYPDVPIIYYGKGVADHYPALAQMIPNLAFGIDHSVDCAWARDNVQSVAPVQGNLSPEKLMAGGFETDVDSILEKLSDGPFIFNLGHGILPKTPIAHVEALIKQVRNPRC